From Microbacterium sp. YJN-G, a single genomic window includes:
- a CDS encoding restriction endonuclease — protein MTTPSEYERQVARYFETLGYATTVTTYSNDYGLDVLAENDRERVAIQAKLYGHTSRQVNRQTMMELHGVSAYFDCDRAVLATDGIVRSDAQEVAQKLNIEILQLTPGVSPPEQSARRHDDGSIPAAPSQPISPMTVERIWTDYVMPLAGRTLHGRGDRMNRVIRVDWSGIERETSNGRRSRIDYEIFRLAIGHILQHGMITRDEINQNYAKRASSGVVLILGEVPLFKLKSTPLRLELDDAALRAASGTFP, from the coding sequence GTGACAACTCCTTCCGAGTACGAGCGCCAGGTAGCGAGGTACTTCGAGACACTCGGGTACGCGACGACGGTGACCACCTACAGCAACGACTACGGCCTCGATGTACTCGCCGAGAATGATCGCGAGCGCGTCGCCATCCAAGCCAAGCTGTATGGCCACACATCCCGCCAGGTGAACCGGCAGACGATGATGGAGCTCCACGGTGTGAGTGCGTATTTCGACTGCGATCGGGCGGTGCTTGCTACGGACGGGATCGTGCGTAGCGATGCTCAGGAGGTTGCGCAGAAACTCAACATCGAGATCCTTCAACTGACACCTGGAGTTAGCCCGCCGGAGCAGTCCGCGAGACGCCACGATGACGGGTCGATTCCAGCGGCCCCGAGCCAACCGATAAGCCCGATGACGGTTGAGCGGATCTGGACCGACTACGTCATGCCCCTCGCTGGACGGACCCTTCACGGTCGCGGCGATCGAATGAATCGCGTAATACGCGTCGACTGGTCAGGAATCGAACGCGAGACTTCGAACGGACGTCGCTCACGAATCGACTACGAGATCTTCCGATTGGCCATCGGTCACATTCTTCAGCACGGGATGATCACCCGCGACGAGATCAATCAGAACTACGCGAAGCGCGCCTCTTCAGGGGTCGTGCTGATTCTCGGCGAGGTTCCGTTGTTCAAGCTGAAGAGCACCCCGTTGCGCCTTGAGCTTGACGACGCAGCCCTACGCGCCGCGTCCGGCACATTCCCGTGA
- a CDS encoding DUF262 domain-containing protein — MSTGSKALDRPIHQWLSDIAAGKLRLPSFQRGEAWDRRRIESMLRTIVRDLPLGITLVLEVGDQEQFHSRPLATAPETNTKVTEHLLDGQQRLTALWRALKDNYEDRTFFVHHPLLDEDPQNDGDEVDIWSYSRWRNKARQIMPRWTEDPEQTSRRGLVPVRLLDPQIDDDVNRWVEEATAHLKPKPDEHTDVNELYAAMERHQARQKFLKEEVLSPLRETVKHYLLPYLNLPATTPKSVALDVFINMNTNAKPLRAYDIVVAEVESATGARLQEMIDKFVGQFPRLAEFGNIGDLILQTVALHQDREPNKSGFFGIDAHRLVSEWPETCRGLEDAIDLLSRLRIWDAARLPTAVAIPVVAAVLVRAPKDGDGRGLIEHVVRKYLWTTFFTGRYDGAAATRAYADARPLLLFAAAPTKEGAARLETEVPVFDRNVYPLPNLRALQAAAWPAGKNSLARAVLATANYFGARDFADDAPLTDANVTRREYHHLFPAKLLRDAGIEANLALNCGLITWRTNRAIGRLDPIKYLKARTDAAPTDQTVEQRLHSHLIPAGALQDAGPYPTEVVGGDLEALVRPDFERFLSERAAIVERAMQLLCDGHTPELGDVLNRS, encoded by the coding sequence GTGAGTACCGGAAGCAAAGCTCTCGATCGTCCCATCCATCAATGGCTGTCCGACATCGCAGCCGGCAAGTTGCGCCTCCCAAGCTTTCAGCGTGGTGAGGCATGGGACCGCAGACGCATCGAATCAATGCTCCGCACCATCGTGCGAGACCTGCCGCTTGGCATCACTCTCGTGCTGGAGGTCGGTGACCAAGAACAGTTCCACTCGCGGCCGCTGGCGACTGCACCCGAAACGAATACGAAAGTCACTGAACACCTGCTGGATGGACAGCAGCGGCTTACAGCGCTGTGGCGCGCACTGAAGGACAACTACGAAGATCGCACATTCTTCGTTCATCATCCGTTGCTCGATGAAGATCCTCAGAACGACGGGGACGAAGTCGACATCTGGTCGTACTCGCGTTGGCGCAACAAGGCAAGACAGATCATGCCGCGGTGGACCGAGGATCCCGAGCAAACATCTCGTCGAGGGCTCGTGCCGGTACGGTTGCTCGATCCGCAGATCGACGACGATGTGAATCGGTGGGTTGAAGAAGCCACCGCTCATCTGAAGCCGAAGCCCGACGAGCACACAGATGTCAACGAGCTCTATGCGGCCATGGAGCGACACCAAGCACGACAGAAGTTCCTCAAGGAAGAAGTGCTGTCTCCGCTGCGCGAGACGGTGAAGCACTACCTTCTCCCGTATCTCAATCTCCCTGCCACCACGCCAAAGTCCGTTGCTCTCGACGTGTTTATCAACATGAACACCAATGCAAAACCGCTCCGCGCGTACGACATCGTCGTCGCAGAGGTTGAAAGTGCCACCGGAGCGCGGCTGCAGGAGATGATCGATAAGTTCGTCGGGCAGTTCCCACGCCTCGCGGAGTTCGGGAACATCGGCGACCTGATCCTGCAGACCGTCGCACTGCACCAGGACCGCGAGCCCAACAAGTCCGGATTCTTTGGCATCGACGCGCACCGTCTGGTCAGCGAATGGCCGGAGACATGCAGGGGCCTCGAGGACGCAATCGATTTGCTGTCTCGCCTCCGAATCTGGGATGCCGCGAGACTCCCCACTGCGGTCGCGATACCCGTGGTCGCTGCTGTCCTCGTCCGCGCGCCGAAGGACGGCGACGGTCGCGGGTTGATCGAGCATGTCGTTCGAAAGTACCTGTGGACGACGTTCTTCACCGGTCGATACGACGGTGCAGCCGCGACGCGCGCGTATGCCGATGCGCGTCCCCTGTTGTTGTTCGCGGCGGCTCCGACCAAGGAGGGCGCGGCGCGGTTGGAAACGGAAGTTCCCGTATTCGATCGCAATGTCTACCCGCTGCCGAACCTTCGAGCGCTTCAGGCTGCTGCCTGGCCTGCTGGAAAGAACAGCTTGGCCCGCGCTGTGCTTGCGACCGCGAACTACTTTGGCGCACGAGACTTCGCAGATGATGCACCCCTCACGGACGCCAATGTCACGCGCCGTGAATACCACCACCTGTTCCCGGCGAAGCTCCTTCGAGATGCTGGAATCGAAGCAAACCTGGCATTGAACTGCGGGCTGATCACGTGGCGCACGAACCGCGCCATCGGACGTCTCGATCCGATCAAGTACTTGAAGGCTCGGACCGATGCGGCCCCGACGGATCAGACCGTGGAACAGCGCTTGCACAGTCACCTCATCCCCGCAGGTGCGCTGCAAGATGCGGGCCCGTACCCCACCGAGGTCGTCGGAGGGGATCTGGAGGCCCTGGTTCGACCAGACTTTGAGCGATTCCTCAGCGAGCGAGCGGCAATCGTCGAACGCGCGATGCAGCTGCTTTGCGATGGGCACACGCCAGAGCTGGGCGACGTCCTCAATCGGTCTTGA